In Candidatus Delongbacteria bacterium, a single window of DNA contains:
- a CDS encoding undecaprenyl-diphosphate phosphatase — protein sequence MLEAILLGILQGLTEFLPISSSGHLVLGEHALGLFSDGHANILFEVLLHLGTLLAVLVAYRADLAELIAALVPAWARRLPPAELARRRRLILAILLASIPAGVIGLTLKDPITALFGDPHLVALLLLGTAAILFVGDRLRRGDRLPEDNGPWRSLAIGLAQALAILPGISRSGSTIVAGLAVGLRPVEAARFSFLIMIPAVSGAAFLEALDLLGAGSGPELPLGALLAGFLSSAVVGYLALQWLLIAIRRRSLTLFACYCVLLSVVALLFGNL from the coding sequence ATGCTGGAAGCGATTCTCCTGGGCATCCTGCAGGGGCTGACCGAGTTCCTGCCCATCTCCAGCTCCGGGCACCTGGTGCTGGGGGAACATGCCCTGGGACTGTTCAGCGATGGACATGCCAACATCCTGTTCGAGGTCCTGCTGCACCTGGGCACCCTGCTGGCCGTGCTGGTGGCTTACCGCGCCGACCTGGCCGAGCTGATCGCCGCCCTGGTTCCGGCCTGGGCCCGGCGCCTGCCGCCGGCCGAACTCGCGCGCCGCCGCCGCCTGATCCTGGCCATCCTGCTGGCCAGCATTCCGGCGGGCGTGATCGGCCTGACGCTGAAGGACCCCATCACCGCCCTGTTCGGCGACCCGCATCTGGTGGCCCTGTTGCTGCTGGGCACGGCGGCGATCCTCTTCGTCGGGGACCGCCTGCGGCGCGGCGACCGCCTGCCCGAGGACAACGGCCCCTGGCGCTCGCTGGCCATCGGCCTGGCCCAGGCCCTGGCCATCCTGCCGGGGATCAGCCGCTCGGGCTCCACCATTGTGGCGGGCCTGGCCGTGGGCCTGCGCCCGGTGGAAGCGGCGCGCTTCTCCTTCCTGATCATGATTCCCGCGGTTTCCGGCGCGGCCTTTCTCGAGGCCCTGGATCTGCTGGGTGCGGGCAGCGGGCCGGAACTGCCTCTGGGTGCGCTGCTGGCCGGCTTCCTGAGTTCCGCCGTGGTGGGCTACCTGGCCCTGCAGTGGCTGCTGATCGCCATCCGGCGCCGCAGCCTGACCCTGTTCGCCTGCTACTGCGTGCTGCTGAGCGTGGTCGCCCTGCTGTTTGGAAATCTCTGA
- a CDS encoding gamma-glutamyl-gamma-aminobutyrate hydrolase family protein (Members of this family of hydrolases with an active site Cys residue belong to MEROPS family C26.), whose amino-acid sequence MRPVIAVSLERSSDPARQRPWRTGHRLDYLLTTYCELLESAGLQPLLVPVGADPARAGDLLGRVDGLLLSGGSDLDPGLWGEAELEPGGLVLPLTEDEFARSRWEDALVKQALAARLPLFGICRGMQQLNVSLGGSLWQDLERQAGRPGHPGCEDPFQLIHCVQGVLPGDELSRRLDGARVTSTHHQGLRRVAEGLEILATAAGEPEVVEAVRLRGASFALGVQWHPERMPQAPSTQALLEAFLDAVERRRSRP is encoded by the coding sequence ATGCGGCCGGTGATCGCCGTCAGTCTGGAGCGCAGCTCCGATCCCGCTCGCCAGCGTCCCTGGCGCACGGGTCACCGACTGGACTACCTGTTGACCACCTATTGCGAGTTGCTGGAGTCCGCCGGCCTGCAGCCGCTGCTGGTGCCGGTGGGAGCGGATCCTGCCCGGGCCGGGGACCTGCTGGGACGAGTGGACGGCCTGCTGCTCTCAGGGGGCAGCGACCTGGATCCGGGCCTGTGGGGCGAGGCGGAGCTGGAGCCCGGCGGCTTGGTCCTGCCGCTGACGGAGGACGAGTTCGCCCGCAGCCGCTGGGAAGACGCGCTGGTGAAGCAGGCCTTGGCGGCCCGGCTGCCCCTGTTCGGCATCTGCCGCGGCATGCAGCAGCTGAACGTCAGCCTGGGCGGCAGCCTGTGGCAGGATCTGGAGCGCCAGGCGGGCCGACCCGGACATCCCGGCTGCGAGGATCCCTTTCAACTGATCCACTGCGTGCAGGGCGTCCTGCCGGGCGACGAGCTGAGCCGCCGCCTGGACGGGGCGCGGGTCACCAGCACGCACCACCAGGGCTTGCGCCGAGTGGCCGAGGGACTGGAGATCCTGGCCACGGCCGCGGGCGAGCCCGAGGTGGTGGAGGCCGTGCGCCTGCGGGGCGCGTCCTTCGCCCTGGGCGTCCAGTGGCACCCGGAGCGCATGCCCCAGGCGCCCAGCACCCAGGCCCTGCTCGAGGCCTTCCTGGACGCCGTGGAACGCCGGCGGAGTCGCCCGTGA
- the holA gene encoding DNA polymerase III subunit delta, producing MSAARTASAPRKPAAKRRLPSPAELAAGPLPPVVLLCGEEEFLLEEAFQLFWEHTTVPAMADFNRDLFQADEVKREELFAQAASFPMMAERRLVVLRRCEKAPAALLTDLATYLERPSPSTCLLLLAASVDKRRKVWQRVQELGDVYEFNPLSPDQLAAWLEDACTRAGCTLPAPQAQQLAEQLGPTPLRMAGQEVEKLCLLAGSGATISEADLATALGMEPDANPFKLLDAIYEGRTGAALAILQSLLHQPESAYTLVPLLGKSLGRTWFMRQLRDQKLGEGEIGERLGQKDWLVRRSLEQTRNWTLPRVEEALRLILEADLGLKGESALPPAQILFQLVVRLCRTQ from the coding sequence GTGAGCGCCGCCCGGACCGCCAGCGCGCCGCGCAAGCCGGCCGCCAAGCGCCGGCTGCCCAGCCCGGCCGAACTGGCCGCGGGGCCGCTGCCGCCCGTGGTCCTGCTCTGCGGGGAAGAGGAGTTCCTGTTGGAGGAGGCCTTCCAGCTCTTCTGGGAACACACCACGGTTCCGGCCATGGCCGACTTCAACCGCGACCTGTTCCAGGCCGACGAGGTGAAGCGCGAGGAGCTCTTCGCCCAAGCCGCCTCCTTTCCCATGATGGCCGAGCGCCGGCTGGTGGTGCTGCGGCGCTGTGAGAAGGCACCCGCCGCCCTGTTGACGGATCTGGCCACGTATCTGGAGCGGCCTTCGCCCTCCACCTGCCTGCTGCTGCTGGCCGCCAGCGTGGACAAGCGCCGCAAGGTCTGGCAGCGGGTCCAGGAACTGGGCGACGTCTACGAATTCAACCCCTTGAGCCCGGATCAGCTGGCCGCCTGGCTGGAAGATGCCTGCACGCGGGCCGGCTGCACGCTGCCCGCCCCCCAGGCCCAGCAACTGGCGGAACAGCTGGGGCCCACACCCCTGCGCATGGCCGGCCAGGAGGTGGAGAAGCTCTGCCTGCTGGCGGGCTCCGGCGCCACCATCAGCGAGGCGGACCTGGCCACGGCCCTGGGCATGGAGCCCGACGCTAATCCCTTCAAGCTGCTGGACGCGATCTACGAGGGTCGGACGGGCGCGGCCCTGGCCATCCTGCAAAGCCTGCTGCACCAGCCGGAGAGCGCCTACACGCTGGTGCCCCTCTTGGGCAAGAGCCTGGGCCGCACCTGGTTCATGCGCCAGCTGCGCGACCAGAAACTGGGGGAGGGGGAGATCGGCGAGCGCCTGGGCCAGAAGGACTGGCTGGTGCGCCGCAGCCTGGAGCAGACGCGGAATTGGACCCTGCCCCGGGTGGAGGAGGCCTTGCGCCTGATCCTCGAGGCGGACCTGGGGCTGAAGGGCGAAAGCGCGCTGCCGCCGGCGCAGATTCTATTCCAGTTGGTGGTCCGCTTATGCAGAACCCAGTGA